One Brienomyrus brachyistius isolate T26 chromosome 24, BBRACH_0.4, whole genome shotgun sequence DNA segment encodes these proteins:
- the LOC125720185 gene encoding uncharacterized protein LOC125720185 isoform X1, which yields MTSGGEETNADDKGSASAFILSSETRETFRGVRRTEPATSTLFSTIMINTYNNSLPPPPPVPPPVPPRGSRQQPQPGAADSKGQVKGLYILIFLQFLVTSGMFFYLFWSNNRAGDMREEAAAMKMLQDCGKGSLGHQSVLDCLKISQSEGEGEAHSSDGQLSASGAAAHMKVEKPSPLSAYVEKEVTRESCRVREDGASSHSHCCWEIYRSVVIPASKSSVPLMPFAMFFANSERAAMGPEGIHCEGRRPPVWTWHAADRPVWILLHLLTSYFLKNTPQNSLGPDGNELEWFFWQGRRESPDESLLLQEQCGTVYIFPRRGFQTGERTEGFRQRHRQGPRSFRRDCHRVRIIPATTDALTGLKSLIPLSSMDDTNQTRDLKLCSGRWPKKIQSC from the exons ATGACGTCAGGTGGAGAGGAGACAAATGCAGATGACAAAGGAAGTGCATCTGCGTTCATACTCAGCAGCGAGACGAGGGAGACCTTCAGAGGCGTACGGCGCACCGAGCCTGCCACATCTACGCTTTTCTCCACCATCATGATCAACACGTACAACAACAGCCTGCCGCCGCCTCCACCCGTGCCTCCACCCGTGCCTCCACGGGGGAGCCGCCAGCAgcctcagccgggggcagcggACTCCAAGGGCCAAGTCAAGGGCCTCTACATTCTCATCTTTCTCCAGTTTTTGGTGActtcaggaatgtttttctacttGTTCTGGAGCAACAACAGAGCAGGAGAT ATGCGAGAAGAGGCCGCAGCGATGAAGATGCTGCAGGATTGTGGCAAAGGCAGCTTGGGACATCAGTCAGTGCTGGATTGTCTGAAG atTTCACAGAGTGAAGGAGAAG GGGAAGCTCACTCCAGTGATGGCCAGCTTAGTGCATCCGGAGCCGCGGCCCACATGAAGGTTGAGAAGCCCTCTCCGCTatcagcat ATGTTGAGAAGGAAGTCACACGTGAATCCTGTAGAGTCCGGGAAGACGGGGCATCTTCTCACAGTCACTGCTGCTGGGAAATTTACCGGTCAGTTGTCATTCCTGCTTCTAAGAGCAGTGTTCCACTCATGCCTTTCGCAATGTTCTTTGCCAACAGTGAAAGAGCTGCAATGGGACCAGAAGGAATCCATTGTGAGGGACGTCGTCCACCTGTATGGACGTGGCATGCTGCAGATCGGCCAGTCTGGATACTACTACATCTACTCACAAGTTACTTTCTCAAAAACACACCCCAAAACTCCCTTGGTCCAGACGGTAATGAGCTGGAGTGGTTCTTCTGGCAAGGAAGAAGGGAGTCTCCTGATGAAAGCCTTTTGCTACAAGAGCAGTGTGGAACAGTGTACATCTTTCCAAGGAGGGGTTTTCAAACTGGAGAAAGGACAGAAGGTTTCCGTCAACGTCACAGACAAGGACCTCGTTCATTTCGACGGGACTGCCACCGCGTTCGGATTATTCCAGCTACTACGGATGCCTTAACGGGTCTGAAATCACTGATTCCGCTCAGCTCCATGGATGATACTAATCAGACACGCGATCTGAAGCTTTGCTCCGGAAGATGGCCCAAAAAAATCCAGAGTTGTTAG
- the LOC125720185 gene encoding CD40 ligand-like isoform X2, translating to MTSGGEETNADDKGSASAFILSSETRETFRGVRRTEPATSTLFSTIMINTYNNSLPPPPPVPPPVPPRGSRQQPQPGAADSKGQVKGLYILIFLQFLVTSGMFFYLFWSNNRAGDMREEAAAMKMLQDCGKGSLGHQSVLDCLKISQSEGEGEAHSSDGQLSASGAAAHMKVEKPSPLSALKELQWDQKESIVRDVVHLYGRGMLQIGQSGYYYIYSQVTFSKTHPKTPLVQTVMSWSGSSGKEEGSLLMKAFCYKSSVEQCTSFQGGVFKLEKGQKVSVNVTDKDLVHFDGTATAFGLFQLLRMP from the exons ATGACGTCAGGTGGAGAGGAGACAAATGCAGATGACAAAGGAAGTGCATCTGCGTTCATACTCAGCAGCGAGACGAGGGAGACCTTCAGAGGCGTACGGCGCACCGAGCCTGCCACATCTACGCTTTTCTCCACCATCATGATCAACACGTACAACAACAGCCTGCCGCCGCCTCCACCCGTGCCTCCACCCGTGCCTCCACGGGGGAGCCGCCAGCAgcctcagccgggggcagcggACTCCAAGGGCCAAGTCAAGGGCCTCTACATTCTCATCTTTCTCCAGTTTTTGGTGActtcaggaatgtttttctacttGTTCTGGAGCAACAACAGAGCAGGAGAT ATGCGAGAAGAGGCCGCAGCGATGAAGATGCTGCAGGATTGTGGCAAAGGCAGCTTGGGACATCAGTCAGTGCTGGATTGTCTGAAG atTTCACAGAGTGAAGGAGAAG GGGAAGCTCACTCCAGTGATGGCCAGCTTAGTGCATCCGGAGCCGCGGCCCACATGAAGGTTGAGAAGCCCTCTCCGCTatcagcat TGAAAGAGCTGCAATGGGACCAGAAGGAATCCATTGTGAGGGACGTCGTCCACCTGTATGGACGTGGCATGCTGCAGATCGGCCAGTCTGGATACTACTACATCTACTCACAAGTTACTTTCTCAAAAACACACCCCAAAACTCCCTTGGTCCAGACGGTAATGAGCTGGAGTGGTTCTTCTGGCAAGGAAGAAGGGAGTCTCCTGATGAAAGCCTTTTGCTACAAGAGCAGTGTGGAACAGTGTACATCTTTCCAAGGAGGGGTTTTCAAACTGGAGAAAGGACAGAAGGTTTCCGTCAACGTCACAGACAAGGACCTCGTTCATTTCGACGGGACTGCCACCGCGTTCGGATTATTCCAGCTACTACGGATGCCTTAA